The Armatimonadota bacterium genomic sequence GACCGCGTGGGTGGACGTGGCACCGAACAGGTGCGTCGGCAGTGGGTCTCGGCTCGCGTCGAACCGGCATACGGTCCCCGGTCTCCTGCCGCTGCGGACGGCGTCGATCACCACGACAGTCTCCGCGCCAGCGCAGCACTCCAGGATCTCCATGGGGTCGCCCTCGACCCGCACGACGCGGGTGCCTTCCGGCACACAGCCGCGCAGCCGCCGGGCGACGGTCAGCCCGACAGCGTCGTCCCGCCGGAAGAGGTTGCCGATACCGATCACGACCAGACCCATTCACGTGCGCTCCACGTCCACGCGCAGGAAGTGAGTGGCGCACGAGATGCAGGGGTCGTAGTTGCGAACGGCCTGCTCACACTGCCAGGTCAGAGCGTCGTGCGGAAGATCGAGGCGTGCCTGCACGAATCCGCGGAGATCCTCCTCGATGGACTTCTGATTCTGAGATGTCGGAGGCACGATCTTCGCGTCGAGGATCGTACCCGCGTCATCGATCGTGTAGCGGTGGTACAGAATGCCCCGCGGCGCCTCGGTGCATCCGTGGCCGGTAGCCGCCCGCGGCGGGACGTCCACCGCCGGGCGATCCGGTGGTTCGTAGCGGTCGATGAGCCGCAGCGCCTCGTCACATGCGTAGACGAGTTCCGCGGCGCGCACGACGATACTCTGAAAGGGGTTCCGGCAGACGGGCCCCAACCCGGCCTCCCGTGCCGCCTCCTGCGCGAGCGGCGAGAGGCGATCGAAGTTCAGAGCGTAGCGGGCCATCGGGCCCACGAGGTACGGACCGCGGCCCCGGATGGTCGCGTGCAGTGCGTTGGAGTGCGGGACCTGTTCTTCGACGACGTAGTCTCCGAACTCGCGAACAGCAGCGTCCAACCCCCGGGTGCTGGCCAGCCGCCCCTCGGTGATCGCATACTCATCGGGGTGACGCAGCGCCACCATCTCGTAGTCGCGCTCGAAGTCGGGAAACGGAAAGCCGGCCACCCAACGCACCGTCTCGACTGCGGCATCCCGCGCCCACTTCAACGGCTCCGCCAGGGCTCTCATTTCGGACTTGGTCGGGACGCGGTAGAATCCCCCCAACCGGACGTTGATCGGGTGAACCTCACGGCCGCCCAGCATCGTCATGACGGCGTTCCCGGCCTTCTTCAGCCGCAGGCCGCGCCGTACGGTCGACGCGTCATCCCGCGCCATGTGCACCGCGCTCTCGTAGCCCAAAAAGTCCGGCGCGTGCAGCAGATAGACGTGCAGGGCATGACTCTGGATCCACTCGCCGCAGTACAGGAGGCGTCGCAAATCACGCAAGGGCCCGTCCACCCGCACCCCGCAGGCGTCTTCCATCGCGTTCGTCGCGCTCATCTGGTAGGCAACGGGGCAGATGCCGCAGATGCGTGCGGTGATGTCCACCGCTTCGGTGAAGTGGCGACCTCGCAACAACGCCTCGAAGAAGCGCGGCGGCTCGTAGATCCTCAGCTGTACGTCCGCCACCCGATCGCCCACGACGCGCACGTACATCGCGCCCTCGCCCTCGACGCGAGCCAGGGCGTCGACCCGGATCGTCTTCGTACTGGGCTCAGGATTCATGGCTCTCCGCAGCCGCGCGGAATGCAGGCGCGCCGGCGTTGAAGGTGCGAAACACCCGCACCAGACTGGCGTCGGCCATCCCGAGCCTCCCCAACCACGTCGCGAGCGAAGCGGTGTTGGGAGTCTCCATCGGACCGAAACAGCCGTAGCAGCCGCGCGCGTGGCCCGGACAGAGGGCGCCGCAGCCGGCCTGCGTCACCGGACCCAGGCAGGGCACGCCCCGCGCCACCATCACGCAGACCACCCCGCGGCGCTTGCACTCCATGCAGACGCTGTGCGCAGGGACGTTGGGCCTCCGTCCGTGCAAAAACGCCGTCAGCACCTCCAGGAGCTGTCTGCGATCGATCGGGCAGCCTTGCAGTTCGAAGTCGACGCGCACGTGATTTGAGATCGGCGTCGACTGCGAAAGGGTCTCGATGTACTCGGGCTTTGCGTACACAATCGAGACGAACTCCCGCACGTCCTTGAAGTTGCGCAGCGCCTGGATCCCGCCCGCGGTGGCGCAGGCTCCGATCGTGACCAAGTAGCGGGACCGCTCCCGAATGCGCCGAATCCGCCGTGCGTCGTGAGGTGTGGTGATCGAGCCCTCCACCAGGGAAACGTCGTAGGGACCCCGCACCGTGGCCCGTGAGGCCTCCAGGAAGTGGGCGATCTCCACCGCACCGGCCAGCGCCAACAGTTCGTCCTCCAGGTTGAGCACGGTCAGCTGGCAGCCGTCGCAGGACGCGAACTTCCAGACGGCCAGCTTGGGCTTGCGTCTCCGGGAGCGCCGCATTATACCTCCTTGATCGTGAGCCATCGCTGGACGTCGGGGTACCGGAAGACCGGTCCCTCCCGGCAGAGGAGGTACGGCCCGTACTGACAGTGGCCGCACAGCCCCACCGCGCACTTCATGTTGCGTTCCATCGACAACGTGATGCGCTCTGCCGCCACGCGGAGCCTGAGCAGCTCGGCCACAGCGAAGCGCATCATGACCTCCGGCCCGCAGACCCATGCCACGCACTCCGCAAAGTCCACGGGCGCAGACTGGATCAGCGCCGTCACCACCCCCACCCCCCCGTTCCATCCCAGGACCGGAGCGTCCACGGTGACAGCCACGTGCAGGTCGAAGCGTCCGCGCCATCGTTCCAGGTCGCGGCGGAACAGGAGGTCGTGGGGCGTGCGCGCCCCGTACAGGAGGGCCACCCGGCCGTAGCGTTCCCGGTTCGCAAGGACGTGAAGCATCGCGGGCCTCAGCGGCGCCAGTCCGACGCCGCCGGCCACGATCAGGACGTCCATCCCCTCCGCCGCCTCGACCGGCCAGCTGCTGCCAAACGGCCCACGCAGACCCACGACGTCCCCCCGCCGCAGACCGCGGATCGCAGTCGTGATCGCGCCGACCGCGCGCACGGTGTGCGAGATGGGGACCGGTCGCTGCGGATTCCCACTGATCGAAATCGGCACTTCACCGATACCGAAGACGTACACCATGTTGAACTGGCCGGGCCGGAAGGAGAACCCCTGGCCGCGCGGGGAATCCAGATCGACCGTGCAGGTGTCCCGTGTCTGCCGGCGCACCCGACGGACGACGGCCGGCACCGGCACCATGGCATCACGCCCGAGTGTGTGCATGCCGCCCGGCCACGACCCCGTACACATCGAGCAGCTGCAGGCGGGTGGCCTGCAGACGACTGACGATGACCGGAACCAGTCGCATCAGCATCACGTATCCGAACGCCGGGTCCTGGTCGCACTTCTGCCGGATGCACGCGGCTTCGAACTCCACGGCGCGCACGAGTTCGACCGCGCGGGCATCGAAGATCCACCGGTACGGCGGAAACAACCACGACCACCCCACGACGTCATCCGCGCCGATCGTCTGGATCGTCACCGGTCCGTGCCCTGGCACGTGGGTTTCCAGGGCCACCCGGCCGTGACGGATGAGCAGGAACCGGATCGCCTCGTCGCCCTCGTGGAAGAGGTACTCTCCGGCGTTGAACCGAACGTTGCGTGCGCACCCTGCCAGGAAGGCGATCCACCGAGGATCCATCCCGCGGAAGAACGGCTGCCGTGCCAGCAGGGCCTCAAGGTCCTCCATGGCCACCTCCTCCTTCGGGCAGACCCGAGGCGGCGTCGCTGTGGCGGATCGCCCGAACCTCCTCGGTGATGTCGATGCCGACAGGGCACCAGGTGATGCAGCGCCCGCACCCGACGCACCCGGACGTACCGAACTGGTCGATCCAGGTCGCCAGCTTGTGGGTCATCCACTGCCGGTA encodes the following:
- a CDS encoding hydrogenase maturation protease, which translates into the protein MGLVVIGIGNLFRRDDAVGLTVARRLRGCVPEGTRVVRVEGDPMEILECCAGAETVVVIDAVRSGRRPGTVCRFDASRDPLPTHLFGATSTHAV
- a CDS encoding Ni/Fe hydrogenase subunit alpha, encoding MNPEPSTKTIRVDALARVEGEGAMYVRVVGDRVADVQLRIYEPPRFFEALLRGRHFTEAVDITARICGICPVAYQMSATNAMEDACGVRVDGPLRDLRRLLYCGEWIQSHALHVYLLHAPDFLGYESAVHMARDDASTVRRGLRLKKAGNAVMTMLGGREVHPINVRLGGFYRVPTKSEMRALAEPLKWARDAAVETVRWVAGFPFPDFERDYEMVALRHPDEYAITEGRLASTRGLDAAVREFGDYVVEEQVPHSNALHATIRGRGPYLVGPMARYALNFDRLSPLAQEAAREAGLGPVCRNPFQSIVVRAAELVYACDEALRLIDRYEPPDRPAVDVPPRAATGHGCTEAPRGILYHRYTIDDAGTILDAKIVPPTSQNQKSIEEDLRGFVQARLDLPHDALTWQCEQAVRNYDPCISCATHFLRVDVERT
- a CDS encoding oxidoreductase; protein product: MRRSRRRKPKLAVWKFASCDGCQLTVLNLEDELLALAGAVEIAHFLEASRATVRGPYDVSLVEGSITTPHDARRIRRIRERSRYLVTIGACATAGGIQALRNFKDVREFVSIVYAKPEYIETLSQSTPISNHVRVDFELQGCPIDRRQLLEVLTAFLHGRRPNVPAHSVCMECKRRGVVCVMVARGVPCLGPVTQAGCGALCPGHARGCYGCFGPMETPNTASLATWLGRLGMADASLVRVFRTFNAGAPAFRAAAESHES
- a CDS encoding FAD/NAD(P)-binding protein; the protein is MHTLGRDAMVPVPAVVRRVRRQTRDTCTVDLDSPRGQGFSFRPGQFNMVYVFGIGEVPISISGNPQRPVPISHTVRAVGAITTAIRGLRRGDVVGLRGPFGSSWPVEAAEGMDVLIVAGGVGLAPLRPAMLHVLANRERYGRVALLYGARTPHDLLFRRDLERWRGRFDLHVAVTVDAPVLGWNGGVGVVTALIQSAPVDFAECVAWVCGPEVMMRFAVAELLRLRVAAERITLSMERNMKCAVGLCGHCQYGPYLLCREGPVFRYPDVQRWLTIKEV
- a CDS encoding cyclic nucleotide-binding domain-containing protein, translated to MEDLEALLARQPFFRGMDPRWIAFLAGCARNVRFNAGEYLFHEGDEAIRFLLIRHGRVALETHVPGHGPVTIQTIGADDVVGWSWLFPPYRWIFDARAVELVRAVEFEAACIRQKCDQDPAFGYVMLMRLVPVIVSRLQATRLQLLDVYGVVAGRHAHTRA